Genomic segment of Myxococcus stipitatus:
TGGTCGCGAGCGTGCGCCTCTGGGAGGTCGGCACCTTCCGGCAGGTGGAGGTCGCGGAGCTGCGTGCGGGCGTGCAGCGGCCAGCACTTGGCGACATCCATGCCCCCGTGGAATCCGTGGGCGTGGGGACTCCCGTGGCGCAGCCGGCGGAGGCGCGAGACATTCCTCCGCCCGTCATGGGAGCGGTTCCCTCCGTGCCGTCGTCAACGCGTGTGAGTGATATCGCCAGCGCGATTCAAGCTCCGCCAGCGGAGGCTTCTCCGGCGGCGCCCGTGGCACTCGCGACGACGGAGGCCACCGAAGCACTCGCCCGGCGGGACACCCTCGCTGTCACGTCTCACGTGAGGCGCACCGAGGAGGCTCCTCGGTCCGAGCAGGACGCGTCACGGGCTCCGGTCCAGGAGCTGACCTTCGAAGAGGACGCCCCCGCCGAGGACTCCGCCGAGGCTTCGTTGGAAGAGGCCGCCGTGGAGGAGGAGGCCTCCCCGGAGTCGGAGCTCGACGAGGCGTTCGCTCGGGAGCTGGGCTTCACGGAGGAGGCCGCCCCCGAGTCGTCGGAGTCCACCGCCGCCCGGACCGTGTACGTCCCTCCCGAGCTGGGAGCGAAGGAGCACCTCACGGCGGACGACATCCAGCAGGTGGTGGTGGCGAACCAGCCCGCTGTCGCCGAGTGCCTGCACCGGCACGCCGCGGAGTCCCTGTTGGAGAAGGGCGGCCACTTCGTGGTGAGCTGGTCCGTGCAACCCGGTGGCGAGACGACGGACGTGGCCATGGACACGCCCGCGCTGCGCTCCACGCCCGTCGCCAGCTGCATCGAGGGCGTGGTGCGCGGCTGGAAGTTCCCGATGCACGCGGTCCGCATGCCCGCGCCCATCCACTTCCCGTTCGTCTTCTAATCAGGCCTCGCCCGTCTCGTGGCCGAACATCTCACCGGGGTTGGGCGCGGCGGGGCCGTTGGGGGCGTTCTTGAGCAGCGGCTTCTGCCACCGGCCGGAGAAGTAGTAGGCCATGCTCACCGCCAGCGACACCGCGAAGCTCAGGGCCATGGCAAGCCACACGCCCTTCACGTTGTCCATGCGGCGTGACAGCCAGTACGCCACCGGGACACGCACCACCCAGAGGCTCACCAGCGAGAACACCGTCGTCATCATCGTGCGGCCCGCGCCGTTGATGACGCCGTTGCTGACGAAGATGAGCGCGAAGAGGACGTAGGTGCCGCCCACGATGTGCAGGTACTCGACGCCCGGCGCGAGGACGGCCGGGTCCGAGACGAACATGCTCAGCAGGGCCTCGGGGAAGGTCACCGCCATCGCGGAGATGAGCAGGGTGACGCCGCCGCTGAAGATGCACCCCCACTTGAAGACCTCCTGCACGCGGTCATACCGGCCCGCGCCCAGGTTCTGTCCCGCCAGCGTGGAGACGGCCATGCCGAACGTCATCGCCGGCATGAACGCAATCTGGTCGATGCGCGAGGCCGCGCCGAAGGCCGCCGTGGCCACCTCGCCGAAGCCGTTGACGATGCCGGTGACGAACACCATGCCGATGGACACGAGCGACTGCTGCACCGCGGCCGG
This window contains:
- a CDS encoding AgmX/PglI C-terminal domain-containing protein; protein product: MGGFLSGGEEGLRARGEDTPAPESGDATCLSVLEALDADLDAYLDRELVDEDASEEDSEVEAEDGEDLRALLTLAEEEIRWLARSPETAFADAERAGAPVLIPAWMRENPSVAVAEPVRPAWAHAQVPSPPAASRSLPWSQRASAAPARPNLQERPWGVPMMWEGPPRTPHRGLDIVSGVLLGVAVVGALAAGMLVVASVRLWEVGTFRQVEVAELRAGVQRPALGDIHAPVESVGVGTPVAQPAEARDIPPPVMGAVPSVPSSTRVSDIASAIQAPPAEASPAAPVALATTEATEALARRDTLAVTSHVRRTEEAPRSEQDASRAPVQELTFEEDAPAEDSAEASLEEAAVEEEASPESELDEAFARELGFTEEAAPESSESTAARTVYVPPELGAKEHLTADDIQQVVVANQPAVAECLHRHAAESLLEKGGHFVVSWSVQPGGETTDVAMDTPALRSTPVASCIEGVVRGWKFPMHAVRMPAPIHFPFVF